Proteins from one Aureimonas sp. SA4125 genomic window:
- the moeB gene encoding molybdopterin-synthase adenylyltransferase MoeB yields MTQDKSGDPLSSDELGRYARHIVLPEVGGAGQQKLKRARILVIGAGGIGSPVVLYLAAAGVGTIGIADDDTVSLSNLQRQVLHGTADIGRAKLDSAAERVAALNPHVAMSPHGVRIDAANGAAIVAAYDLVIDGSDNFATRYALADLCAAAERPLVTAAVNRFNGSLTTLMPYATNADGNALPGYRDLFPEAPPAGLVPSCAEAGILGVVTGILGTLAAAEAIKLVCGIGEPLLGRLLLVDVLQMRFETIRYRRSKAAPARD; encoded by the coding sequence ATGACGCAGGACAAGTCAGGCGATCCGCTGTCGTCGGACGAACTCGGCCGCTATGCCCGGCATATCGTCCTGCCGGAGGTGGGCGGCGCCGGCCAGCAAAAGCTGAAGCGGGCCAGAATCCTCGTCATAGGCGCCGGCGGCATCGGCTCGCCGGTGGTTCTCTATCTTGCCGCCGCCGGCGTCGGCACGATCGGCATCGCCGACGATGATACCGTCTCCCTGTCCAACCTGCAGCGCCAGGTCCTGCATGGCACCGCCGACATCGGACGGGCCAAACTCGACAGCGCCGCCGAGCGCGTCGCCGCGCTCAATCCGCATGTCGCGATGTCTCCGCATGGCGTGCGGATCGACGCTGCGAACGGCGCTGCCATCGTCGCCGCCTACGATCTCGTCATCGACGGCTCGGACAATTTCGCCACCCGCTACGCCCTCGCCGATCTCTGCGCCGCCGCGGAAAGGCCTCTCGTGACGGCGGCGGTGAACCGCTTCAACGGCTCGCTGACGACGCTCATGCCCTATGCCACGAACGCCGACGGCAACGCGCTGCCGGGCTATCGCGACCTCTTTCCCGAAGCGCCGCCGGCGGGCCTCGTGCCAAGCTGCGCCGAGGCCGGCATTCTCGGCGTCGTCACCGGCATCCTCGGCACGCTGGCGGCGGCGGAGGCGATCAAGCTCGTCTGCGGCATCGGTGAGCCGTTGCTCGGGCGTCTTCTCCTCGTCGACGTCCTGCAGATGCGCTTCGAGACGATCCGCTATCGCCGCAGCAAGGCGGCGCCTGCCAGGGACTGA
- the recF gene encoding DNA replication/repair protein RecF, whose product MRLADFRNYEVLRLELASRFTVLTGENGAGKSNLMEAVSLLTPGRGLRRAAYPEIARVGGSGGFAVQARLLGDDGEVDIATSARPDASGALSRIVRINETQARSADEMLDHLRIVWLTPAMDGLFTGAAGERRRFLDRLVLTVDPAHGRRAADYERAMRSRNRLLSEDRGNDSWLSGIEAQMAELGLAMAIARSELVGLIQAMIAEAPADQPFPKADLLLSSGYETEDLGGPAVAREDEARLRLARQRGLDRAAGRTLEGPHRADLSVTHRAKAMPAALSSTGEQKALLIGLILAHAKLVRAMTGTAPVLLLDEIAAHLDPGRRAALFDIIDGLGVQSFMTGTDASLFEALEGRAQHLRVDDGRVE is encoded by the coding sequence CTGCGGCTTGCCGATTTCCGCAATTACGAGGTGCTTCGCCTGGAGCTTGCCTCTCGCTTCACCGTGCTCACCGGGGAGAACGGTGCGGGCAAGTCCAATCTCATGGAAGCCGTGTCGCTGCTGACGCCGGGCAGGGGACTTCGGCGCGCCGCCTATCCCGAGATCGCGCGGGTCGGCGGCAGCGGCGGCTTTGCCGTGCAGGCAAGACTCCTCGGCGACGACGGCGAGGTCGACATCGCCACCTCCGCGCGCCCCGACGCTTCGGGCGCCCTGTCGCGCATCGTCAGGATCAACGAGACGCAGGCCAGGAGCGCCGACGAGATGCTGGATCACCTGCGCATCGTCTGGCTGACCCCGGCGATGGACGGCCTGTTCACGGGGGCGGCGGGCGAGCGCCGCCGCTTCCTCGACCGCCTCGTCCTCACCGTCGACCCCGCCCATGGCCGCAGGGCCGCCGACTACGAACGCGCCATGCGCTCGCGCAACCGTCTCCTGTCGGAGGACCGCGGCAATGATTCCTGGCTCTCCGGCATCGAGGCGCAGATGGCCGAGCTCGGACTCGCCATGGCGATCGCCCGCAGCGAACTCGTCGGCCTCATCCAGGCGATGATCGCCGAGGCGCCGGCCGACCAGCCTTTTCCGAAGGCCGACCTCCTTCTCTCCAGTGGCTACGAGACCGAAGACCTCGGCGGTCCGGCGGTGGCGCGCGAGGACGAGGCGCGCCTGCGCCTGGCCCGCCAGCGCGGGCTGGACCGTGCCGCCGGCCGCACGCTGGAGGGGCCGCACCGCGCCGATCTTTCCGTCACCCACCGCGCCAAGGCGATGCCGGCGGCGCTGTCCTCGACCGGCGAGCAGAAGGCGCTTCTCATCGGCCTGATCCTTGCCCATGCCAAGCTCGTCAGGGCGATGACCGGCACCGCGCCCGTCCTTCTTCTCGACGAGATCGCCGCCCATCTCGATCCCGGACGGCGGGCGGCGCTGTTCGACATCATCGACGGGCTCGGCGTGCAGTCCTTCATGACAGGCACCGATGCCTCTCTTTTCGAGGCGCTGGAAGGCCGCGCGCAGCATCTGCGCGTCGACGACGGGAGAGTGGAATGA
- the dnaA gene encoding chromosomal replication initiator protein DnaA has translation MAEIQAISGVRSDTEILERAKARLKAQLGQDIFASWFERMKIDEVSKGLVRLSVPTAFLKTWINSHYSDILLAIFAEEVPGTLKVDIAVRSAIRSQAAAAARDLALAASAATERKTASASLPSPANQSAFDPSTRERAQNGAQGPHSGNGFGSPLDNRYVFDTFVEGASNRVALAAAKAIAENGPQSVRFNPLFVHANVGLGKTHLLQAIANAATRRADQPRVVYLTAEYFMWRFATAIRDNQALDFKENLRGIDILIIDDMQFLQGKSIQQEFCHLLNALIDSARQVIVAADRPAFELESLDARVRSRLAGGVAIEMAAPDFDMRKEILTTRTAALKLEDPTFAIDDKVVDTIARRVIGSGRDLEGAFNQIAFRHAVGQPLSADHLDDLLNSLTRTNGEKRIRIEDILKFVSRHYNISRTDILSARRTRTIVRPRQIAMYLAKTMTPRSLPEIGRRFGGRDHTTVLHAVRKIEGERAKDEKLGEELDLIRRMIEE, from the coding sequence ATGGCAGAGATTCAGGCGATCAGCGGCGTGCGAAGCGATACCGAGATCCTCGAGCGGGCGAAGGCCCGGCTGAAGGCGCAGCTCGGCCAGGATATCTTTGCCAGCTGGTTCGAGCGCATGAAGATCGACGAGGTCTCCAAGGGCCTGGTGCGGCTGTCCGTCCCGACGGCCTTCCTGAAGACCTGGATCAACTCCCACTACAGCGACATCCTGCTCGCCATTTTCGCCGAGGAAGTGCCGGGAACGCTGAAGGTCGACATCGCCGTCCGCTCCGCCATCCGGAGCCAGGCCGCCGCCGCCGCGCGGGATCTGGCGCTGGCGGCCTCCGCCGCGACGGAGCGCAAGACGGCTTCAGCCAGCCTCCCTTCGCCGGCCAACCAGTCGGCCTTCGATCCTTCGACGCGCGAACGGGCCCAAAACGGCGCGCAGGGTCCCCACAGCGGCAACGGCTTCGGCTCGCCGCTCGACAACCGCTATGTCTTCGACACCTTCGTCGAGGGCGCGTCGAACCGGGTGGCATTGGCCGCCGCCAAGGCGATCGCCGAAAACGGCCCGCAGTCGGTGCGCTTCAACCCGCTCTTCGTCCACGCCAATGTCGGCCTGGGCAAGACGCACCTCCTGCAGGCCATCGCCAATGCCGCGACGCGCCGGGCCGATCAGCCGCGGGTCGTCTACCTCACGGCCGAATATTTCATGTGGCGCTTCGCCACCGCGATCCGCGACAACCAGGCGCTCGACTTCAAGGAGAATCTTCGCGGCATCGACATCCTGATCATCGACGACATGCAGTTCCTGCAGGGCAAGTCGATCCAGCAGGAGTTCTGCCATCTCCTCAACGCCCTGATCGATTCGGCCCGGCAGGTGATCGTCGCCGCCGACCGCCCGGCCTTCGAGCTGGAATCGCTCGATGCGCGCGTGCGCTCGCGCCTTGCCGGCGGCGTTGCGATCGAGATGGCCGCGCCCGACTTCGACATGCGCAAGGAGATCCTGACCACGCGCACGGCGGCCCTGAAACTCGAGGACCCGACTTTTGCGATCGACGACAAGGTGGTCGACACGATCGCCCGCCGCGTCATTGGCTCTGGCCGCGATCTCGAAGGCGCGTTCAACCAGATCGCCTTCCGCCATGCCGTCGGCCAGCCGCTCTCGGCCGACCATCTCGACGATCTCCTGAACTCGCTGACGCGCACGAACGGCGAGAAGCGCATCCGGATCGAGGACATCCTCAAATTCGTCTCGCGCCACTACAACATCTCGCGCACCGACATCCTCTCGGCCCGCCGGACCCGCACGATCGTGCGCCCGCGGCAGATCGCGATGTATCTGGCCAAGACCATGACGCCGCGCTCGCTGCCCGAAATCGGCCGGCGTTTCGGCGGGCGGGACCACACCACGGTCCTCCACGCCGTGCGCAAGATCGAGGGCGAGCGGGCCAAGGACGAGAAGCTCGGCGAGGAGCTCGACCTCATCCGCCGCATGATCGAGGAATAG
- the dnaN gene encoding DNA polymerase III subunit beta, whose amino-acid sequence MRIIIERSNLLKTLGHVHRVVERRNTIPILSNVLVKTEDGALRLKATDLDLEITETVAANGEQEGATTVPAHLLYDIVRKLADGSEVKLATYAEGTQMTVTAGRSNFRLQCLPESDFPDITAGTFSHSFKIPAASLARLVERTQFAISTEETRYYLNGIFLHTIESEGKLRLRAVATDGHRLARAEMEAPAGSEGMPGIIIPRKTVGELQKLLDDGGDDILVELSDSKIRFTIGPVVMTSKLIDGTFPDYQRVIPQGNDKALTLDRQSFSAAVDRVSTISSERGRAVKLAVTAGQLTLTVNSPDSGTATEELAVGYESDDIEIGFNARYLLDITGQLSGDEAVFMLADPGSPTLIKDGGDDGTLYVLMPMRV is encoded by the coding sequence ATGCGTATCATCATCGAGCGTTCCAACCTGTTGAAGACGCTGGGCCACGTGCACCGCGTGGTCGAGCGGCGCAACACCATCCCGATCCTGTCCAACGTTCTGGTCAAGACCGAGGACGGCGCGCTCCGGCTGAAGGCAACCGATCTCGACCTCGAGATCACCGAGACCGTGGCGGCCAATGGCGAGCAGGAAGGCGCGACGACGGTTCCCGCGCATCTCCTCTACGATATCGTGCGCAAGCTCGCCGACGGCTCGGAGGTGAAGCTCGCCACGTATGCCGAGGGCACCCAGATGACGGTCACCGCGGGCCGCTCGAACTTTCGCCTGCAGTGCCTGCCGGAATCCGATTTCCCCGACATCACCGCCGGCACCTTCTCGCATTCCTTCAAGATCCCGGCGGCCTCGCTCGCCCGCCTCGTCGAGCGCACGCAGTTCGCGATCTCGACCGAGGAGACGCGCTATTATCTGAACGGCATTTTTCTTCACACCATCGAATCGGAAGGCAAGCTGCGGCTGCGGGCGGTGGCGACCGACGGCCATCGCCTCGCCCGCGCCGAGATGGAAGCGCCCGCCGGCTCGGAGGGGATGCCCGGCATCATCATCCCCCGAAAAACGGTCGGCGAGTTGCAAAAGCTGCTCGATGATGGCGGCGACGACATCCTGGTCGAACTTTCCGATTCCAAGATCCGCTTCACCATCGGCCCCGTGGTGATGACCTCGAAGCTGATCGACGGCACTTTCCCCGACTATCAGCGCGTCATCCCGCAGGGCAACGACAAGGCGCTGACGCTCGACCGGCAGTCGTTTTCAGCTGCCGTCGACCGCGTGTCGACGATCTCGTCGGAGCGCGGCCGGGCGGTGAAGCTCGCGGTCACCGCAGGCCAGCTGACGCTGACCGTGAACAGCCCGGATTCGGGCACCGCGACGGAGGAGCTTGCCGTCGGCTACGAGTCCGACGACATCGAGATCGGCTTCAACGCACGCTATCTCCTCGACATCACCGGCCAGCTCTCCGGCGACGAGGCGGTGTTCATGCTGGCCGACCCGGGATCGCCCACCCTCATCAAGGACGGCGGTGACGACGGCACGCTCTACGTGCTGATGCCCATGCGGGTGTGA
- a CDS encoding cupin domain-containing protein encodes MTHDHDAAPGSETPQAEPRWKHDGIRVIKGDQLDPNTAQTPGMFRQAAINHARVGAEKIWAGTVSIAPDAKTGVHHHGALESVIYVLRGRARLRWGERLEFVAEAEAGDFIFVPPFVPHQEINADPGQTLECVLVRSDNEAVVVNITDIDPVERPEDVYWVDPLHRHP; translated from the coding sequence ATGACGCATGATCACGACGCAGCGCCCGGCAGCGAGACCCCGCAGGCCGAGCCCCGATGGAAGCACGACGGCATCCGCGTCATCAAGGGCGACCAGCTGGATCCCAATACCGCCCAGACGCCCGGCATGTTCCGTCAGGCGGCGATCAACCATGCCCGTGTCGGGGCCGAGAAGATCTGGGCCGGGACGGTCAGCATCGCTCCGGACGCCAAAACCGGCGTGCACCATCACGGTGCGCTCGAAAGCGTCATCTATGTGCTGAGGGGCCGGGCGCGGCTGCGCTGGGGCGAGCGGCTGGAATTCGTCGCCGAGGCCGAGGCCGGCGACTTCATCTTCGTGCCGCCCTTCGTGCCGCACCAGGAGATCAACGCCGATCCCGGCCAGACACTCGAATGTGTGCTGGTGCGCTCGGACAACGAGGCGGTGGTCGTCAACATCACCGACATCGACCCGGTCGAAAGGCCGGAAGACGTGTACTGGGTCGACCCCCTCCACCGCCACCCCTGA